A section of the Salarias fasciatus unplaced genomic scaffold, fSalaFa1.1, whole genome shotgun sequence genome encodes:
- the LOC115384410 gene encoding synaptotagmin-like protein 2 isoform X1, producing MIDLSYLTEEEQDAIRAVLHRDAELKRVEEQRVQNLQRTVSDRFQLRYLTGEWFYETKQLRHQDRIHGCDLIRASMRHVPRPPTLQELCQTRPETSSFVCSQNKDVFVPPVLRGLLQEPEQRPGPERSENQSTGEPRPGPPKPVLLSPTKRRNPFDSSSAAVQQGEPYPDGQFDGTPAAGDAGPDQRVSGERTSVEPAHLDTVPEDSRAEDSDVDDLETTPSLTEDSDSPRPRAAPGTSAGPSGVLRKDESDQEEDDQSETGELKDSEDRSKGPAVPPGDKPKVLRPERPPVRTAEVRTLQLTALQKTPFRETLSSDCPQDTDTGGTSSPWRPSRLETIQEGQNRTTEDTRHEDQSRTETAAAMKTTEETPEEDALCPPEMKTPEDTLCPPEMKTPEDTLCPPEMKTPEDTLCPPDMKTPEDTLCPPDMKKPEDTLCPPDTLCPPEMKTPEDTLCPPDMKTPEDSLCPPDTLCPPEMKTPEDTLCPPEMKTPEDSLCPLDMRTPGEDAAQAPLQTGSRFLVDLSRDDGTYRANPVLVCETETDESLAGSVTDIHSSGAQETCVLSEDLGPSGPGPGPPEDRCTSISELRLFWEKENSGPRVIRVKVQEARSGPAVPQSGLEMSSDSKQDLHGGTPASGTIMAEGRNPSEVSDPGPDPHNQTRSARTPTGTGERSWSPAKQLPRPANHDEDVRRSPSKTCHPKVLPRDPSTSPGSGLGGSPLKTFPIDIHPQQDTQRRSPSHGARTKLSSAGPPQSRTSRGDAQQNGSKPSASPGSVRASEETYLARSFVPQDYQHYLGPEERAHGPPFPRDQVPAETEDPHRPERPSCPQGIPATIAASAVRKRSGGSDQEAWFRSRSLPWAATGSQSERSTSIMSALKWFSSRNPSSAKSLENLSSQAGGQQRNGQRDELNLSVDDVSSLPPSEQMRTSVSVPVFQQDETDSDGTLETGVRNRRNTSSSTSNISISSGMASMSSVSGSTGSLFPAEVPEAQVEVQGSVQFAVNYIQKLEEFQVFVVLCRGLAAADGKRSRSDPYVKCYLLPDKTRLGKRKTSVKKKTVNPTYHEILRFKVPMEVLKTQNLNLSVWHNDTFGRNSFLGEAELDLSQWDFSNTHINDYLLTARVSGRTSPSRLADGRGRMRVALRFLPQTSHSSGTPGTPGTARTSRTSRVEAGEVQIWVKDCKNLPSVRGIVIDPFVKCAVLPDTSRKSRQKTRVVKRTASPMFNHTMVYDGFRPEDLREACAEITVWDHDRINSRYVGGLRLGLGSGKSYGVEVTWMDSSPAEADLWRRMLQLPGEWVEDVLPLRTLVLAKNM from the exons agGAGCTCTGCCAGACGCGTCCGGAGACGTCCAGCTTCGTCTGCAGTCAGAATAAAGACGTCTTCGTCCCTCCGGTTCTACGTGGACTCCTCCAAGAACCCGAGCAGCGGCCCGGCCCCGAGCG GTCTGAGAACCAGAGCACCGGCGAACCCAGACCAGGTCCCCCAAAACCAGTTCTGCTGTCCCCCACTAAG aggaGGAACCCGTTCGACAGCAGTTCTGCTGcagtccagcagggggagccatACCCGGATGGACAGTTTGACGGAACGCCGGCAGCAGGAGACG CCGGTCCAGAccagc GTGTCTCTGGGGAAAGAACCTCTGTGGAACCGGCTCACCTTGACACGGTGCCTGAGGACAGCCGGGCGGAGGACTCGGACGTGGACGATTTAGAGACGACACCGTCTCTCACTGAGGACTCGGACAGTCCCCGTCCCCGAGCTGCTCCGGGGACCAGCGCTGGACCGTCTGGAGTTCTCAGGAAAGACGAGTCTGATCAGGAAGAGGACGATCAAAGTGAGACAGGAGAGCTGAAGGACAGCGAGGACCGCTCCAAAGGTCCAGCTGTCCCACCTGGAGACAAACCGAAGGTCCTCAGACCGGAACGTCCCCCtgtgaggacagcagaggtCCGAACGCTGCAGCTCACGGCCCTGCAGAAGACGCCCTTCAGAGAGACCCTGTCCTCAGACTGTCCGCAGGACACAGACACAGGCGGGAcctcgtctccatggagacCATCCCGTCTGGAAACCATCCAGGAGGGACAGAACCGCACCACTGAGGACACGAGACATGAGGACCAGTCCaggacagaaacagcagctgccatgaagacaacagaggagacACCAGAGGAGGACGCTCTGTGTCCTCCTGAGATGAAGACACCAGAGGACACCCTGTGTCCTCCTGAGATGAAGACACCAGAGGACACCCTGTGTCCTCCTGAGATGAAGACACCAGAGGACACCCTGTGTCCTCCTGACATGAAGACACCAGAGGACACCCTGTGTCCTCCTGACATGAAGAAACCAGAGGACACCCTGTGTCCTCCTGACACCCTGTGTCCTCCTGAGATGAAGACACCAGAGGACACTCTGTGTCCTCCTGACATGAAGACACCAGAGGACAGCCTGTGTCCTCCTGACACCCTGTGTCCTCCTGAGATGAAGACACCAGAGGACACCCTGTGTCCTCCTGAGATGAAGACACCAGAGGACAGTCTGTGTCCTCTTGACATGAGGACGCCGGGGGAGGACGCCGCCCAGGCCCCGCTCCAGACCGGCAGCAGGTTCTTGGTGGACCTGTCGAGGGACGACGGGACGTACAGAGCCAACCCCGTCCTCGTCTGTGAGACTGAGACAGACGAGTCTCTGGCCGGTTCTGTTACAGACATACACTCCTCTGGAGCTCAGGAGACCTGTGTCCTCTCTGAAGACCTGGGTCCTtcaggtcctggtcccggtcccccAGAGGACCGGTGCACCAGCATCAGTGAGCTGAGACTCTTCTGGGAGAAGGAGAACTCTGGACCCAGAGTAATCCGGGTGAAGGTCCAGGAAGCCCGTTCAGGACCAGCTGTCCCTCAGTCCGGCCTGGAAATGTCCTCTGACAGCAAGCAGGACCTCCATGGGGGGACACCAGCCTCAGGAACCATCATGGCTGAAGGCCGGAACCCCTCAGAAGTCTCAGACCCCGGTCCTGACCCACACAACCAGACCAGGTCGGCCCGGACTCCCACGGGGACCGGAGAAAGGTCTTGGAGTCCTGCTAAACAGCTTCCCAGACCAGCGAACCATGACGAGGACGTAAGGAGGAGTCCATCCAAGACCTGCCACCCAAAGGTCCTCCCCCGAGACCCCTCCACGAGCCCAGGGTCCGGGCTGGGGGGCTCGCCCCTGAAGACCTTCCCCATAGACATCCACCCTCAGCAGGACACGCAGAGGAGGAGTCCCTCACATGGAGCCAGGACCAAGCTGTCCTCTGCTGGACCGCCACAGTCCAGGACCTCCAGAGGGGACGCTCagcaaaatggctcaaaacccTCCGCTTCCCCGGGATCTGTCCGAGCCTCGGAGGAGACGTACCTGGCCCGGTCCTTCGTCCCTCAGGACTACCAGCACTATCTGGGCCCCGAGGAGCGGGCCCACGGCCCCCCGTTCCCCCGAGACCAGGTCCCTGCAGAGACTGAAGACCCGCACAGACCTGAGAGACCCAGCTGTCCACAGGGGATTCCTGCCACCATTGCTGCTtcagcagtgaggaagaggagcggcggCTCGGACCAGGAGGCctggttcaggtccaggtctCTGCCCTGGGCGGCGACAGGAA gTCAGTCTGAACGCTCGACTTCCATCATGTCGGCTCTGAAATGGTTCTCGTCAAGAAACCCGTCCTCGGCCAAAAGTCTGGAGAACCTGAGCTCACaagcag gaggacagcagaggaatGGACAGAGAGACGAGCTGAATCTGAGTGTGGACGATG TTTCTTCACTTCCTCCGTCTGAGCAGATGAGGACCAGCGTGTCCGTCCCCGTCTTTCAGCAGGACGAG ACGGACAGTGACGGCACTTTGGAGACCGGCGTGCGAAATCGaagaaacaccagcagctccacgtcCAACATCAGCATCTCGTCTGGGATGGCGTCCATGTCGTct GTCAGTGGAAGCACCGGCAGTCTTTTCCCCGCCGAGGTCCCCGAGGCGCAGGTGGAGGTTCAGGGCAGCGTCCAGTTTGCCGTCAACTACATCCAGAAGCTGGAGGAGTTCCAGGTCTTCGTGGTGCTGTGCCGGGGCCTGGCCGCCGCCGACGGCAAGAGGAGCCGCTCCGACCC GTACGTGAAGTGCTACCTGCTCCCCGACAAAACCAGGCTGGGAAAGAGGAAGACCAGCGTGAAGAAGAAGACCGTAAACCCGACCTACCACGAAATCCTGAGG TTCAAAGTCCCGATGGAGGTTCTGAAGACGCAGAACCTGAACCTGTCGGTTTGGCACAATGACACATTTGGGCGGAACAGCTTCCTGGGGGAGGCGGAACTGGACCTGTCCCAGTGGGACTTCAGCAACACCCACATCAACGACTACCTGCTGACGGCCCGG GTCTCCGGACGGACGTCTCCGTCACGCCTGGCGGACGGCAGGGGACGGATGAGAGTGGCCCTGCGGTTCCTGCCTCAGACGTCCCACA GTTCCGGGACTCCCGGGACTCCTGGGACGGCCAGGACGTCCCGGACGTCCCGGGTGGAGGCCGGCGAGGTGCAGATCTGGGTGAAGGACTGTAAGAATCTGCCGTCGGTCAGAGGAATCGTCATCGACCCGTTTGTGAAGTG cgccgTCCTTCCTGACACCAGCAGGAAGAGCCGACAGAAGACGCGGGTGGTGAAGAGGACCGCCAGCCCCATGTTTAACCACACCATGGTGTACGACGGCTTCAGGCCGGAGGACCTGAGAGAGGCCTGCGCCGAGATCACGGTGTGGGACCACGACCGGATCAACAGCCGCTACGTCGGAGGCCTGAGGCTGGGCCTGGGCTCAG gtaAGAGCTATGGAGTGGAGGTGACCTGGATGGACTCCAGCCCAGCAGAAGCTGACCTGTGGAGGAGGATGCTGCAGCTTCCTGGGGAGTGGGTGGAGGACGTTCTCCCTCTGAGGACTCTGGTGCTGGCAAAGAACATGTAG
- the LOC115384410 gene encoding synaptotagmin-like protein 2 isoform X2 gives MIDLSYLTEEEQDAIRAVLHRDAELKRVEEQRVQNLQRTVSDRFQLRYLTGEWFYETKQLRHQDRIHGCDLIRASMRHVPRPPTLQELCQTRPETSSFVCSQNKDVFVPPVLRGLLQEPEQRPGPERSENQSTGEPRPGPPKPVLLSPTKRRNPFDSSSAAVQQGEPYPDGQFDGTPAAGDGVSGERTSVEPAHLDTVPEDSRAEDSDVDDLETTPSLTEDSDSPRPRAAPGTSAGPSGVLRKDESDQEEDDQSETGELKDSEDRSKGPAVPPGDKPKVLRPERPPVRTAEVRTLQLTALQKTPFRETLSSDCPQDTDTGGTSSPWRPSRLETIQEGQNRTTEDTRHEDQSRTETAAAMKTTEETPEEDALCPPEMKTPEDTLCPPEMKTPEDTLCPPEMKTPEDTLCPPDMKTPEDTLCPPDMKKPEDTLCPPDTLCPPEMKTPEDTLCPPDMKTPEDSLCPPDTLCPPEMKTPEDTLCPPEMKTPEDSLCPLDMRTPGEDAAQAPLQTGSRFLVDLSRDDGTYRANPVLVCETETDESLAGSVTDIHSSGAQETCVLSEDLGPSGPGPGPPEDRCTSISELRLFWEKENSGPRVIRVKVQEARSGPAVPQSGLEMSSDSKQDLHGGTPASGTIMAEGRNPSEVSDPGPDPHNQTRSARTPTGTGERSWSPAKQLPRPANHDEDVRRSPSKTCHPKVLPRDPSTSPGSGLGGSPLKTFPIDIHPQQDTQRRSPSHGARTKLSSAGPPQSRTSRGDAQQNGSKPSASPGSVRASEETYLARSFVPQDYQHYLGPEERAHGPPFPRDQVPAETEDPHRPERPSCPQGIPATIAASAVRKRSGGSDQEAWFRSRSLPWAATGSQSERSTSIMSALKWFSSRNPSSAKSLENLSSQAGGQQRNGQRDELNLSVDDVSSLPPSEQMRTSVSVPVFQQDETDSDGTLETGVRNRRNTSSSTSNISISSGMASMSSVSGSTGSLFPAEVPEAQVEVQGSVQFAVNYIQKLEEFQVFVVLCRGLAAADGKRSRSDPYVKCYLLPDKTRLGKRKTSVKKKTVNPTYHEILRFKVPMEVLKTQNLNLSVWHNDTFGRNSFLGEAELDLSQWDFSNTHINDYLLTARVSGRTSPSRLADGRGRMRVALRFLPQTSHSSGTPGTPGTARTSRTSRVEAGEVQIWVKDCKNLPSVRGIVIDPFVKCAVLPDTSRKSRQKTRVVKRTASPMFNHTMVYDGFRPEDLREACAEITVWDHDRINSRYVGGLRLGLGSGKSYGVEVTWMDSSPAEADLWRRMLQLPGEWVEDVLPLRTLVLAKNM, from the exons agGAGCTCTGCCAGACGCGTCCGGAGACGTCCAGCTTCGTCTGCAGTCAGAATAAAGACGTCTTCGTCCCTCCGGTTCTACGTGGACTCCTCCAAGAACCCGAGCAGCGGCCCGGCCCCGAGCG GTCTGAGAACCAGAGCACCGGCGAACCCAGACCAGGTCCCCCAAAACCAGTTCTGCTGTCCCCCACTAAG aggaGGAACCCGTTCGACAGCAGTTCTGCTGcagtccagcagggggagccatACCCGGATGGACAGTTTGACGGAACGCCGGCAGCAGGAGACG GTGTCTCTGGGGAAAGAACCTCTGTGGAACCGGCTCACCTTGACACGGTGCCTGAGGACAGCCGGGCGGAGGACTCGGACGTGGACGATTTAGAGACGACACCGTCTCTCACTGAGGACTCGGACAGTCCCCGTCCCCGAGCTGCTCCGGGGACCAGCGCTGGACCGTCTGGAGTTCTCAGGAAAGACGAGTCTGATCAGGAAGAGGACGATCAAAGTGAGACAGGAGAGCTGAAGGACAGCGAGGACCGCTCCAAAGGTCCAGCTGTCCCACCTGGAGACAAACCGAAGGTCCTCAGACCGGAACGTCCCCCtgtgaggacagcagaggtCCGAACGCTGCAGCTCACGGCCCTGCAGAAGACGCCCTTCAGAGAGACCCTGTCCTCAGACTGTCCGCAGGACACAGACACAGGCGGGAcctcgtctccatggagacCATCCCGTCTGGAAACCATCCAGGAGGGACAGAACCGCACCACTGAGGACACGAGACATGAGGACCAGTCCaggacagaaacagcagctgccatgaagacaacagaggagacACCAGAGGAGGACGCTCTGTGTCCTCCTGAGATGAAGACACCAGAGGACACCCTGTGTCCTCCTGAGATGAAGACACCAGAGGACACCCTGTGTCCTCCTGAGATGAAGACACCAGAGGACACCCTGTGTCCTCCTGACATGAAGACACCAGAGGACACCCTGTGTCCTCCTGACATGAAGAAACCAGAGGACACCCTGTGTCCTCCTGACACCCTGTGTCCTCCTGAGATGAAGACACCAGAGGACACTCTGTGTCCTCCTGACATGAAGACACCAGAGGACAGCCTGTGTCCTCCTGACACCCTGTGTCCTCCTGAGATGAAGACACCAGAGGACACCCTGTGTCCTCCTGAGATGAAGACACCAGAGGACAGTCTGTGTCCTCTTGACATGAGGACGCCGGGGGAGGACGCCGCCCAGGCCCCGCTCCAGACCGGCAGCAGGTTCTTGGTGGACCTGTCGAGGGACGACGGGACGTACAGAGCCAACCCCGTCCTCGTCTGTGAGACTGAGACAGACGAGTCTCTGGCCGGTTCTGTTACAGACATACACTCCTCTGGAGCTCAGGAGACCTGTGTCCTCTCTGAAGACCTGGGTCCTtcaggtcctggtcccggtcccccAGAGGACCGGTGCACCAGCATCAGTGAGCTGAGACTCTTCTGGGAGAAGGAGAACTCTGGACCCAGAGTAATCCGGGTGAAGGTCCAGGAAGCCCGTTCAGGACCAGCTGTCCCTCAGTCCGGCCTGGAAATGTCCTCTGACAGCAAGCAGGACCTCCATGGGGGGACACCAGCCTCAGGAACCATCATGGCTGAAGGCCGGAACCCCTCAGAAGTCTCAGACCCCGGTCCTGACCCACACAACCAGACCAGGTCGGCCCGGACTCCCACGGGGACCGGAGAAAGGTCTTGGAGTCCTGCTAAACAGCTTCCCAGACCAGCGAACCATGACGAGGACGTAAGGAGGAGTCCATCCAAGACCTGCCACCCAAAGGTCCTCCCCCGAGACCCCTCCACGAGCCCAGGGTCCGGGCTGGGGGGCTCGCCCCTGAAGACCTTCCCCATAGACATCCACCCTCAGCAGGACACGCAGAGGAGGAGTCCCTCACATGGAGCCAGGACCAAGCTGTCCTCTGCTGGACCGCCACAGTCCAGGACCTCCAGAGGGGACGCTCagcaaaatggctcaaaacccTCCGCTTCCCCGGGATCTGTCCGAGCCTCGGAGGAGACGTACCTGGCCCGGTCCTTCGTCCCTCAGGACTACCAGCACTATCTGGGCCCCGAGGAGCGGGCCCACGGCCCCCCGTTCCCCCGAGACCAGGTCCCTGCAGAGACTGAAGACCCGCACAGACCTGAGAGACCCAGCTGTCCACAGGGGATTCCTGCCACCATTGCTGCTtcagcagtgaggaagaggagcggcggCTCGGACCAGGAGGCctggttcaggtccaggtctCTGCCCTGGGCGGCGACAGGAA gTCAGTCTGAACGCTCGACTTCCATCATGTCGGCTCTGAAATGGTTCTCGTCAAGAAACCCGTCCTCGGCCAAAAGTCTGGAGAACCTGAGCTCACaagcag gaggacagcagaggaatGGACAGAGAGACGAGCTGAATCTGAGTGTGGACGATG TTTCTTCACTTCCTCCGTCTGAGCAGATGAGGACCAGCGTGTCCGTCCCCGTCTTTCAGCAGGACGAG ACGGACAGTGACGGCACTTTGGAGACCGGCGTGCGAAATCGaagaaacaccagcagctccacgtcCAACATCAGCATCTCGTCTGGGATGGCGTCCATGTCGTct GTCAGTGGAAGCACCGGCAGTCTTTTCCCCGCCGAGGTCCCCGAGGCGCAGGTGGAGGTTCAGGGCAGCGTCCAGTTTGCCGTCAACTACATCCAGAAGCTGGAGGAGTTCCAGGTCTTCGTGGTGCTGTGCCGGGGCCTGGCCGCCGCCGACGGCAAGAGGAGCCGCTCCGACCC GTACGTGAAGTGCTACCTGCTCCCCGACAAAACCAGGCTGGGAAAGAGGAAGACCAGCGTGAAGAAGAAGACCGTAAACCCGACCTACCACGAAATCCTGAGG TTCAAAGTCCCGATGGAGGTTCTGAAGACGCAGAACCTGAACCTGTCGGTTTGGCACAATGACACATTTGGGCGGAACAGCTTCCTGGGGGAGGCGGAACTGGACCTGTCCCAGTGGGACTTCAGCAACACCCACATCAACGACTACCTGCTGACGGCCCGG GTCTCCGGACGGACGTCTCCGTCACGCCTGGCGGACGGCAGGGGACGGATGAGAGTGGCCCTGCGGTTCCTGCCTCAGACGTCCCACA GTTCCGGGACTCCCGGGACTCCTGGGACGGCCAGGACGTCCCGGACGTCCCGGGTGGAGGCCGGCGAGGTGCAGATCTGGGTGAAGGACTGTAAGAATCTGCCGTCGGTCAGAGGAATCGTCATCGACCCGTTTGTGAAGTG cgccgTCCTTCCTGACACCAGCAGGAAGAGCCGACAGAAGACGCGGGTGGTGAAGAGGACCGCCAGCCCCATGTTTAACCACACCATGGTGTACGACGGCTTCAGGCCGGAGGACCTGAGAGAGGCCTGCGCCGAGATCACGGTGTGGGACCACGACCGGATCAACAGCCGCTACGTCGGAGGCCTGAGGCTGGGCCTGGGCTCAG gtaAGAGCTATGGAGTGGAGGTGACCTGGATGGACTCCAGCCCAGCAGAAGCTGACCTGTGGAGGAGGATGCTGCAGCTTCCTGGGGAGTGGGTGGAGGACGTTCTCCCTCTGAGGACTCTGGTGCTGGCAAAGAACATGTAG